In Ascaphus truei isolate aAscTru1 chromosome 7, aAscTru1.hap1, whole genome shotgun sequence, one genomic interval encodes:
- the STK16 gene encoding serine/threonine-protein kinase 16 isoform X1 gives MGATFCICSRGLITIDNKRYLFVQKLGEGGFSYVDLVEGVHDGRFYALKRILCHDRDGRKEAMQEMEMHRLFNHPNILRLEAYCMSEKGSKWEAWLLLPFVKGGTLWSAVEALRDKNAFLSEERILHILNGICLGLKTIHDQGYAHRDLKPTNVLLEDDDRPLLMDLGSMNHARIEVTGSRQAMTVQDWAAQRCTISYRAPELFNVDSNCVIDERTDIWSLGCVVYCMMFGEGPYDMIFQKGDSVALAVQNNLSIPSNTRYSRGLESLLSSMMVVNHQERPHISTVLSQLETLQPIVDGQATTRI, from the exons ATGGGTGCTACTTTCTGTATCTGCTCTCGAGGGCTCATAACCATCGATAACAAGCGTTACCTCTTCGTCCAGAAGCTGGGTGAGGG TGGATTCAGTTATGTGGATCTGGTGGAGGGTGTACACGATGGCCGCTTCTACGCCCTGAAACGTATATTATGCCATGACCGGGATGGCCGGAAGGAGGCAATGCAAGAGATGGAAATGCACCGGCTTTTTAACCACCCTAATATCCTGCGCCTGGAGGCGTACTGCATGAGTGAGAAGGGATCCAAGTGGGAGGCCTGGCTGCTGCTTCCTTTTGTTAAG GGGGGAACTTTGTGGAGCGCGGTAGAAGCTCTAAGAGACAAAAATGCGTTCCTGTCTGAGGAGAGAATTCTGCACATTCTGAATGGAATATGTCTGGGACTAAAGACCATTCATGACCAGGGATATGCTCACAG GGACCTGAAACCCACCAATGTGCTGCTAGAAGATGATGACCGACCGCTGCTGATGGACCTGGGCTCCATGAACCACGCACGCATTGAGGTGACTGGATCCCGGCAAGCAATGACCGTGCAG GACTGGGCCGCTCAACGCTGCACCATATCCTACCGAGCGCCAGAGCTTTTTAACGTCGACAGTAACTGTGTGATCGATGAGAGGACAGACATCTGG tctctcggTTGTGTGGTTTACTGCATGATGTTTGGTGAGGGGCCTTATGACATGATTTTCCAGAAGGGTGACAGCGTCGCACTGGCTGTCCAGAACAACCTCTCCATCCCCTCAAATACCAG GTACTCGCGAGGACTGGAATCGCTACTCTCTTCAATGATGGTGGTGAATCATCAGGAACGGCCACACATCTCCACTGTACTAAGCCAACTGGAGACCCTGCAGCCGATTGTCGATGGACAAGCCACCACCAGGATATGA
- the STK16 gene encoding serine/threonine-protein kinase 16 isoform X2 yields the protein MGATFCICSRGLITIDNKRYLFVQKLGEGGFSYVDLVEGVHDGRFYALKRILCHDRDGRKEAMQEMEMHRLFNHPNILRLEAYCMSEKGSKWEAWLLLPFVKGGTLWSAVEALRDKNAFLSEERILHILNGICLGLKTIHDQGYAHRDLKPTNVLLEDDDRPLLMDLGSMNHARIEDWAAQRCTISYRAPELFNVDSNCVIDERTDIWSLGCVVYCMMFGEGPYDMIFQKGDSVALAVQNNLSIPSNTRYSRGLESLLSSMMVVNHQERPHISTVLSQLETLQPIVDGQATTRI from the exons ATGGGTGCTACTTTCTGTATCTGCTCTCGAGGGCTCATAACCATCGATAACAAGCGTTACCTCTTCGTCCAGAAGCTGGGTGAGGG TGGATTCAGTTATGTGGATCTGGTGGAGGGTGTACACGATGGCCGCTTCTACGCCCTGAAACGTATATTATGCCATGACCGGGATGGCCGGAAGGAGGCAATGCAAGAGATGGAAATGCACCGGCTTTTTAACCACCCTAATATCCTGCGCCTGGAGGCGTACTGCATGAGTGAGAAGGGATCCAAGTGGGAGGCCTGGCTGCTGCTTCCTTTTGTTAAG GGGGGAACTTTGTGGAGCGCGGTAGAAGCTCTAAGAGACAAAAATGCGTTCCTGTCTGAGGAGAGAATTCTGCACATTCTGAATGGAATATGTCTGGGACTAAAGACCATTCATGACCAGGGATATGCTCACAG GGACCTGAAACCCACCAATGTGCTGCTAGAAGATGATGACCGACCGCTGCTGATGGACCTGGGCTCCATGAACCACGCACGCATTGAG GACTGGGCCGCTCAACGCTGCACCATATCCTACCGAGCGCCAGAGCTTTTTAACGTCGACAGTAACTGTGTGATCGATGAGAGGACAGACATCTGG tctctcggTTGTGTGGTTTACTGCATGATGTTTGGTGAGGGGCCTTATGACATGATTTTCCAGAAGGGTGACAGCGTCGCACTGGCTGTCCAGAACAACCTCTCCATCCCCTCAAATACCAG GTACTCGCGAGGACTGGAATCGCTACTCTCTTCAATGATGGTGGTGAATCATCAGGAACGGCCACACATCTCCACTGTACTAAGCCAACTGGAGACCCTGCAGCCGATTGTCGATGGACAAGCCACCACCAGGATATGA